The Tenebrio molitor chromosome 7, icTenMoli1.1, whole genome shotgun sequence region ataacctcactttcaataacaattgacttgtaaatgaaatgaaatgaaaacttAACTAACACCACTagaattttgttgatttttttaagcAGTTGATTGGAATGGCTTCGCATCAAACTTTTGGCCAGCATGGGAAAACTTTACATAGTCGAGCTTGCGAAATTTTCGCCAACGTTATCGCATTTATAAAACACGAATCAGAGTGAGTTctgtgttagaaaaaatcaggagttatataatttaataaaaagttgatttTACGTTTAATACTTTTATTCACAATTCTGCATGCATAAATTAGGTATTATATtagaattataaaataataatgctaGACTTCGccctcaaatctgacaaaaatcccctattcattattattgattatatCACAAACTGCTCAAACGTTTTATTCTACGGTGAAAATTTCCCATTACATGATGCGCCACTGTCGTGGTTCCCAGCGATTCTCATTTTCCCTACGCCACTGACGTGTTAAAGGCCGCGCAAGCTAAGCTCCGCCCCAGGTCCTTTACAGATTAATACGATTCTACCACAGAATAGAATCAATCAGAAGACAAACTCTCTTGGGCGGGAAAAGTCCGCGCATCTAAGCCGCGCAGATGAAGCGGCCATAAGTTCAGAGTAGAAGTCAGTTGCGTATCATAACCGCGGTTGACGCAATTGGTTTTCTACCAGTGGTGGCGATACATGAATAATATTAAGATGAGTAAGCTCAAAGGTGGCATGGTTTGTACggcaaaaaaatgtgaaaacaaaGCCTACAACTgtaatttggattttttcacttttccaaAAGAACATAATCGAGCAAGGTAAGAAACTACTATTCTCGTATGTAGGTATACTTTCATTAACTTTTGAACGTAATTTTTctgtcacataaaaaaatactctaaatTATGCTTTACTGAAATTGTCACATATGGATGACAAAATATTACGttgttaagtattatttatttattttctattttttattaataattaaaacctcgttctattccatttgtgtGATTCTTGATACTTCttgaattgaattaattatattcATATTCGACTCCGTACTTTGTAACATTTCtggaaaaactttttttataagCGCCTATCACAATAATATCCCgagtgcatgtcaaattgtcgataatttaattttctcgaGTGCGCGAAGCGCACGAGAGGAAATTATGAGACAATTTTACATGCACGAGAGGAATTTTGGCAGACTATttcctgagaaaaatttacatggtaagtacaaataaacgtaattTTGTGTGTCGTTGACAGTCATGACATTTGTACTGAACTGGTATGTATCTAAGGTAATTTCTTGACGACCGTTTTGCTCTAGTGcaaattatcgctgtaattcgaTGTACTTTTCGCACAAATAACTCAAAACAATTTATGCGAGTCCGGACCTGAACCTCGGGCTCACATGTTGTAAATGCGGACCTGATATTCTACTCTATAATAATGGCTGCCGCTGGCTGACTGGTGGCTGACCATGGCTGACTGAGATCACAGACTAAAGATATATATTGGGTATATAGACAGCCCACTCTTGCCAATAACAACATAAGGGGGTTTAGTTCTACCTTTCATCGCTTTTCGCGTGGTCGCTAGCGTCGCCAAGGTTCCGTAAAACCGCGCCAAATTTGATCTTTGTTTGAATGTCtgttttgtatgcaaatctacagttttactccgattttgatgaaattttgcacACTTGACCTTCAAAACAAGGGGAAAATTACTTTAAGCTGCGAGTAAAagctaataataaaataaaataaaataaaataaagaaaacaaagaaatgtAGACAATAATTAGTATTGTTATaaaaacgtattacaaatagATACAAGATACATAtacaattaatataaaaatatcagTCTCGTCGGTACACATTTTAAATCGGATTCACCTCTACTTCAATCGGTCAGTTAAACGGCAATGGACAGGTCGGGACTCGGATAATGGTCAGTTGGGACTATCTGGAGATTTGGATTGTTCATTTGTTCATCGAAGTGTATATCACAAACCCGATAATATTTTTgcactgtcagaattttaaCCATAAACTCTTCTCTGGCGATAGCAACGTACCATTTTCTATACATTTATAACAAAGAAAATTCGCAGCTCTTATTACACATattatttagttattttataTCACAACAATGATTTTAACCTCACAATTTACCAAATGCGTAACTAACATATCACACCTCTCTCCACATCTCAAGTCCAAACACAGACCATCAACAGAATTAAGACTTTCAAAACCCGTATAAAACATGGGAGACACTGACAACACTAGCGCTGCTctagcgttaggccaaactaaagtaccgaatttactcgttaatccgatcgggagtttccgtttaaaaagaaggttgatttgaatattaattaataatgtcatcagtaattttgaattttctaatttctgtcaaggttaagtcaataaattttataaattgttctacaaaataaattactccaaaccagtctcttgagataatttttcgttatctttttatttggtaagttatctttttctttttgaaaaagtacgaaatatggttttttcacgatcgggagtagaaatcaacttttcggatgtcaacatcgtgacagaagtagagcattttctccctagggagcaaatatttgcaaatatttgctccctagggagttttcatttttttgacagttgtgacaaaaatctaatgggagttttcattttttttgactgttgtgacaaaaatctaattgtgttgtcaaggcaactactaattccattaaattcatcgaaagatgacaactcatttgtcatcatttttttattcttaaaatttgagatttttgtgctgtttctactccctaccgtgaaaaaaatagtatatatacttctggagagaatgctcatttttccctcggtgctttgtagccctcgggcttcgccctctggctacaaactgcaccttaggaaaaatcatgcatttctctccctcaatatataatatactattttcagatcgaaatttttattttatttatttggatatgggaaaaattaaacataaatgctttgtaaacaacaagagcggcgataaaaaataaacattttaagtatccaaaattagaagaacaaaggaaacgatggatagaagctttaggtaaatgttgcaccacccttcaaaacagataatgcctttatttgcgagaaacattttagcaacaatttctttactcAAAAACCAAAACTCCATAAATACGCCCTGCCGTCGATTTTTCTTCGTGAAAACAAACTTCAATAAATAATGTAGAGAATCTAATCCTTCCTGTTATGCCCAAGGCCCAAAATAGACACCCAACAAAATCTTCTAGTGTGTTGCAAGTACTTGAATGCAAGAAAGTTAGTAGTCGTACTTCAAAaggtagaaacatttattatatggaccgatatcagcgaaaaacaatttcaaaattaaaaaaatcttttacacgattctaaaattatctccagaaattttagaagttAACGCAAGATCAAATTATTGACCTAGATCTACCCTTCAATTCAGTTTCACTCGCCTTGAACTAGCCCACTCATgcccaaaaaatcccaatttacacacaaactcgtttaatgaactactaatttgttgtatatgttagaatttgtattaaaatatttaatacttatttagtcgtttctattttttttaaataagtattaatttaaatcaaattgaaaaaaaaaataggcaactaggtatacagaaagtcagatatgcaacttgttatacattagtttggcctaacgctcgGGCAGCGCCACTTGAGCGCGTCCCCGAAAATGTAATCCCACTTGACAGTCTTACCAAAGATAGTTACTCTTTggtcttactatagtttaattgtctgtgagTCCAAATATGGTAAAGGTAACTGTAATTTTTTCCGACACTAGCGCCACTGGCAACCTTTACGACGCGAGGCTAAACTAATCTCAACTTTACTTGAACTAGTGAGAGTGCACACCCCCTGACTGAGATCAAAGGCGATTTTGCCGACTTTGCCTTCTGATTGATTCTATTCTGTGATCTGTGGTGTTACCGTATAAACTCAATGCATCTGAGCGCGGCCAACTTAAGAGAGAGAGATACATACAGGGTTCAGGGtcactgacgaaaaacctttgacgctgtatcttacttattttttatccgatttgaataaatgacacatcaaatgaaatagttcgaaaaacacttcatttttatcctattcgatatttttttcgaaatctattttttgacaacgatagccaactttttttttcaaattacactctacaggtgtcccagaactggctccccagagaaaaaaagggagccttagggcaaatatattaacgtgtattttgaagaaaaaaagtcctatctaaccgagaaaagacattctgaagttGACCAATTAGAGTTGACCATCATTAAAgtggaataatcgcaattttgcgttgcctaggtttcctttttatccgtaaacctctataattctgtccatttgatttggtccactacatttattagaatgattgtttacgtcagtttgacatttgttatagaATTTCGCTGcaatatttaattcaagtgtatcatttaatatgtattcttcctctgagtacgtagatatgattctAATACTTTTGCACGATGTGGGAACAATGCACGTGAAGCAGTAAGGTTGTACCGTGAACAATTTCCGCAAAGACAAAATCATCCGGATCATAAAACAATCGCTCGGAGTCGAGAATCGGGTCAAATGCAGCCAGTTCGAAGAAAAGTTGGGGGTGCTCCAAGAAATGTAAGGACTGTCGAGCACGAGGAAGCCGTATtgaatgtctttgaggaagacggcacccggagtattcgaacagtttctcgtgaaatgggtttatccaaaagttcggtgcagagagttctagctgataataggaggcatccgtaccactatacacgagtacaacatcttctgccagaggattatccaattaAGCGAGACTTTTATTTatggttaataaaccaaaacgatgcttcacacttcttgtcacggatactgttttctgatgagtcgctattttgccggtaaggttgttccaattatcacaaccttcatatctgggcagaggaaaatccaagagaatAATTTCTCAGAGGTTTTCAGCAtaggttttctgttaatttgtggactgggctattgggcgatcgtttggcaagtataagcgtggtggatccttccatttgttaaaattccgaatcCCCGGCTCTAGATTGGACCGTTTGAATTCCCCGCAAGATTAACGCAAGCAAGATATGCTCAGTTCATTGGAACGGAGCTAcctgatttacttgaaattgtacctcttgcttatcgcataaatgactggttccaacattttagcagaaacgttcgggaaattttggataaccaatatccacagccctggatcggtcgaggaggaccgcatcattggcctgccaggtctccagatctgaatcatttatcggcggcccataaattcagaggctGATCTGAGAGTTTGAATTCGGGAGActttgtttcagttactgaagaaatgataactaacgctactaaaagaagtttgttacgtagagcacaattgtgcatataaatgaatggtggtcatttcgaacatctgctttaacattgttacctatttaaataaatggttctttttagaatcgccgtttttattgttttatttcgaattttgcaattgtcaagtcttgatgttgatgacagataaacgtcaacgaatttttatatcggaaaacgtcaaaattccagttgcccTGTAGCGACCTGTTGGAAGCCAGTCactgcaaccaacaatacatccGCAACCACCAATAGATCTATCGGCAGATTTCCCAACGATCGCCTGAAGATGGCATCACCAGCTACTGCCTACGAGCCTTAGACGATCCCAATGGAACTTCCACCAGCATCAGCAATCACCGATAGATGGCGACCCAAACCCCCGACTACCGCTCTGTGAGGCACCAGGAGGAATCAAATTCCACCCCAGCATCACACCCGGCAGTTCAGTTCAGCAGTCCAGTTCCCGTCTTAGTGAACCAAAGTGTAACGCAACAGTGGTGACCCCGAGAAACAGTGCTCCAGTAGTGATTCAGTAGTGTCTTCCAGTGCTTCCGTTGTGAGTCAGTGTACCCCAGTGACCCCAGTGCTCAGTGCTCCCTAGTGTACCCAAGTGCCCCCAGTAGTGTCAGTCCAGTGTGCCAACGTAGTTACCATTCGCGAGTGTTGTGTGGTGATTACCAACTTTTGACTCCTGGACTGCGCACCATGCCCAACAACGGCGAATCCACAGCTTCCGTGCAGACTGAGGCCCCTGCGCTCCGCAACCCTGAGGTAGACCGCGTCACAGTTCGAGTCCCACCATTTTGGAGTAACGAGCCCGCACTCTGGTTCTCGCAACTTGAAAGCCAACTAGCACTAGGTAACGTCACGGCCGACACCACCAAGTTCCACTACGTGGTCTCCAACCTTGACTTCCGGAACGCACAAGTCGTCCGCGACATTCTGCAAACACCACCTAGGAGCGACAAGTACGAAGCACTCAAGACAGCCTTAATATCCCGCCTGTCGAGCTCTGAAGAGCAACGCATTCAACAACTTCTTCAACGAGAAGACCTAGGGGACCGCAAGCCCTCTGAATTTTTACGGCACCTCCGAAGCCTAGCGACAGTACCAGAGAACCTTCTGCGATCCCTGTGGACAAATCGCCTGCCGCACCAAACTCAGGTGATCTTGACCACACAGACGGACTCCACCCTGGACAAGCTCGCTGAACTCGCAGACAAGGTCCACGAGATGTTGCCCACTGCGCCACACATTGACGCCACTCAAATAGCAGCAACATCAACCGACCTTAGCAAAGAAGTAGCCGAGCTCCGCAAAGCATGCAACCGCCAGCAGCGCCGTAACCAATCACCAGCACGACCAGCAGCACAACAAGACAAACCAGAAAACACAATCTGCTGGTACCACAACCGCTTCAAGGGGAAAGCGACCAAATGCACCCAGCCTTGTTCCTACCAAACGGAAAACTAAGTACTGGACCACTCACGGCGGCAATTGGTCCGGTACCCCAGCAACGCCGCCTTTTCGTAGTCGACGTCGCCACAAAAGAGCGATTCCTGGTGGACACCGGTGCCGAAATATCTGTTTACCCCGTCAACAAGCTACGCTACCGTCCCGCCGCAACCGAGTTCCAGCTACACGCCGCAAACGGCTCCACCATTACAACTTTTGGTTTTCGAGCCATGGATCTCAACTTAGGTGTACGACGACAATTTACCTGGAAATTCATTGTAGCCGCGGTCACACACCCAATCATCGGAATGGACTTCCTGAGCCACTTCAACCTAGTGATCGACCCCCGCAACAAACGGTTAATCGATACCCAGACGTCCCTCAGCGTCCGTACCGTCTCTACCATAACCGCGACCAATCCTCCACGTCTCCTTGCGGTCACTGATTCAATATATCTCCGCCTGCTCAAAGAATTTCCGCAACTAACCAACCCACAGCAAACCAGAACCACCCTCAAACATGACACCGTGCATCACATTCGCACCACGCCAGGACCTCCTATCTCTTGTAAGACTCGACGAATGGACCCACACAAACTGCAGATAGCCAAGACAGAATTTCAGGCACTACTCAATGACGGCATCATCCGCCCCTCAGCAAGCCCATGGTCTTCACCGCTACACCTAGCACCCAAAAAAGACTCCTCTTGGCGACCCTGCGGCGACTACCGCACCCTCAACGCACGCACCATACCCGACCAGTATCCCGTGCCGCACATTCAAGACTTTTCTCAAAACCTTGCTGGCTGCACCATCTTCTCGACGATTGATCTGGTGCGCGCTTTCAACCAGATCCCAATCGCACCCGAAGACATCCCGAAAACAGCAATCACGACACCGTTCGGACTGTACGAATTCATGTATATGTCCTTCGGCCTCCGCAACGCTGCACAAACGTTCCAACGCTTCATGCACACCGTTCTACGCGGCCTGGAATTTTGCTATGTGTACATAGACGACATCCTCGTCGCATCCAAAAACGAGGAAGAGCACCTAAAACACCTCCGTACTGTGTGTGAAAGACTCGCAAGCTTCAACATCCTCATAAACTGTAACAAGTGCGTGTTCGGCCAACGCGAAATCCGATTTCTTGGACACATCGTTTCCGCGAGTGGCATCCGACCGACGCCCGAAAAAACCGACGCGATCACAAACTTCCCGCGACCGGAAACAGCGAAACAGTTACGGCAATTCTTGGGACTAATAAACTTTTATCGGAACTTTATCCCGAAAGCAGCTAGTCTCCAAGCTCCTCTTCACGCTGTTCTCACTCCA contains the following coding sequences:
- the LOC138134338 gene encoding uncharacterized protein; this translates as MPNNGESTASVQTEAPALRNPEVDRVTVRVPPFWSNEPALWFSQLESQLALGNVTADTTKFHYVVSNLDFRNAQVVRDILQTPPRSDKYEALKTALISRLSSSEEQRIQQLLQREDLGDRKPSEFLRHLRSLATVPENLLRSLWTNRLPHQTQVILTTQTDSTLDKLAELADKVHEMLPTAPHIDATQIAATSTDLSKEVAELRKACNRQQRRNQSPARPAAQQDKPENTICWYHNRFKGKATKCTQPCSYQTEN